In Euphorbia lathyris chromosome 9, ddEupLath1.1, whole genome shotgun sequence, the following are encoded in one genomic region:
- the LOC136205131 gene encoding BOI-related E3 ubiquitin-protein ligase 1, with protein sequence MAVEAPHINLFSSPGTRVLFKTNQVNADMDSGIVFNGTMLSPPVLPFYQSPDFNPFSDFTPKDDSGLTYNNNHNNNTDPPPLPQSPTKRRRDSIQKSQFSFLDPDFNPHIHLYQSEIDSFVADYTQKVRTELEERRNKQSRILISSIQQGIVKKLKEKDDEMQRIRKLNWFLQERVKSLCIENQIWRDLAQSNEATANSLRNNLEQVLLAQVSEERQESGGGGGGEDAESRCGGGDNEEVEEEEGKRNKCKKCGEREESVVLIPCRHLCLCTVCGSSLFGTCPLCDSPITGMLTTEGDGRGIPGCQ encoded by the exons ATGGCAGTTGAAGCTCCTCATATTAACCTTTTCTCCTCCCCCGGCACCAG AGTTTTATTCAAGACAAATCAAGTTAACGCCGATATGGATTCCGGAATCGTTTTCAACGGAACAATGCTTTCGCCGCCGGTTTTACCGTTTTATCAATCGCCGGATTTCAATCCTTTCTCTGATTTTACGCCTAAAGATGACAGCGGACTCACCTACAACAACAACCACAACAACAACACGgatcctcctcctcttcctcaATCTCCAACGAAAAGGCGTAGAGATTCAATTCAAAAGTCTCAGTTCTCTTTTCTAGATCCAGATTTCAATCCGCATATCCATCTCTATCAATCTGAGATCGACAGCTTTGTTGCCGACTAT ACTCAGAAAGTACGAACAGAGCTTGAAGAAAGAAGAAACAAGCAATCGAGGATACTGATTTCATCAATCCAGCAAGGAATCGTGAAGAAACTGAAGGAAAAAGACGACGAAATGCAAAGGATTAGAAAACTGAATTGGTTTCTCCAGGAAAGAGTGAAGAGCTTATGCATAGAAAATCAGATTTGGAGAGATTTAGCACAGAGCAATGAAGCGACAGCCAACTCGCTACGAAACAACCTTGAGCAAGTACTCCTCGCGCAGGTTAGCGAAGAGCGGCAAGAGAGCGGCGGAGGCGGCGGCGGAGAGGATGCGGAGTCGAGATGCGGCGGAGGTGATAATGAGGAagtggaggaggaggaggggAAAAGGAATAAGTGCAAAAAGTGTGGGGAGAGGGAAGAAAGTGTGGTGTTGATACCATGCAGGCATCTGTGCCTCTGTACAGTATGTGGGTCCAGCCTGTTTGGCACTTGCCCTCTTTGTGATTCTCCTATAACTG GTATGCTAACAACTGAGGGGGATGGTCGAGGAATTCCGGGGTGTCAATGA